The Nymphalis io chromosome 3, ilAglIoxx1.1, whole genome shotgun sequence genome contains the following window.
TCTGTAGCATTTAGCTTGGGATTCGGTGAAGCTATGGGAGGAGAGGGTTGGCGCCAGATTTTCACCGCTTTAGGGTTGACTTTGTGCAACGATCAGTCTTTCCTCCAGCCACTCTGTGTCTTCGCTATCCTCGGTGCCGGAGAAATTGAGAATTTCAACaaagtacatattttattttacaaattacattaaaaatgcgcttacctattataaataatagtttttttatcagATTCAACTTTTTTGATAAGTATGGTATATTACTAAGCTAATCAATGgtactacaaaaataatataattgttattctttcactttaacaaaacatttatcattCAGACGATGCTGCCTGTAATCGTGGGGCACAACCCTGCCGGCGCAGCCATCCGTCAGATCATTCACTATGGTCAAGTCCTGCGCTTCAACCGCTTCGCTCGCTACAACCATGCCAACCCTCTCACCAATCTCGCCGAGTATGGCAGCCTCACGCCGCCCGAGTACGACTTGTCCAGAGTGACAGTTCCGGCGTACTTGCATTACGGCAAGAACGATGCTCAAAGCGATTACAGAGATGTACTTCTTCTTGGCGAACGACTCGGTAACACCATCGGCGTCTATCCCATTGAACGGGAAACTTTCAATCACTTTGACTTTATATGGGGAGGAGATGTTAGGACGCAGCTGTATGATAAATTAGTTGATATCATGAGATCTGCTGAGAGAGCACTGGATCAGAACTCATAATTGTAAATACCTGTtatgtaaaaagtaatttaaagcaATTCCTAACTTCTCTTTGTACGTTATATTATGAAGCAGTTAactaagcaataaataaatttacaaacacaaaaattgttttttttttttttttaaatatgttttgtccAATTGGgacattcttattttttttaactcactTAATGAATCGACGAATTATAGGAAGAAAATCATGaccgtttaataaaaaaaaagttaagccttctcttaaaaaaaaaaatgttaaaaatcattttacgcTAGAACTGTTCTCAGTTTTCCTCTGATCCAGCTGGCGAATGAGGTGACTCTCGCGTAACCGGCGGGCAGACTGACTTCGCAACCACGGTGTGACACGGACGGGGTAACACCACACATTATTCCTTATgaacaaaaagtatataacgCATCATTCCAAAAAATTATAGATGTAATTCGAAGTATTCCTaatgtaacagtacagtaacagcctgttaatgtcccactgctgggctaaggcctcctctcccttttgaggtgaaggttgtggagcttattccaccacgctgctccaatgcgggttggtagaatacacatgtggcagaatttcaatgaaattagacacatgcaggtttcctcacgatgttttccttcaccgttaagcacgagatgaattataatcacaaattaagcacatgaaaatacagtggtgcttgcccggttttgaacccacgatcatcggataagattcacgcgttctaaccactgggccatctcggattcctaatgtacaaaaagtatattagCCATTATtccttatatacaaaaattaaatactgcTGCATTCCTtttgtagaaaaatatattatgcacagaaggatttttttttttatttttttatttttttttttattgtttagtaacatcctggcgcgctctcgagatgggtcgccttatggcgacgaccgctggcggggttgcggttgtaagtcacaacgttcccgtgaccccgccgccttgcggagaggtggaaatccggggaggttttagtgggtaggacggtggccctctgccccgtgagtcccacatacccgtcccggtccccccggaccgggtggcaggcgtaaatgcctttcctccccgaaaaaaaaaaataaaaggttaggttaggttaggttaggttaggttcggttggggtgcatgtcagtcacctccacgtggtgcaccctgggcaacggggtcgacaagtaatccgatgttttctcggagtgcctgtcgaccgcggctgagactgacgcgacggtaatgccacgggccgttcctggtacttttctgttcagcagactggactgtgcgagcggctttgtggcaaattgaaggtggaaggaagaagctctctgctttctttctttgttttgttttgttcttcttccgttttgtttcgtttcgttttcttttcttctgtttcatttttttgttaattttgttttgttttattttcttcttttattttctttcctgtcttctatttatttattggaggttactcccaatggtggagttagtcgagttagagttggtctccggggtctttttgggctgccggagaaaggaggtgggagaggcgggttcgcccagtgtcggtatcgatgctgggtggacagactaaaaggtcaccgcctctcaaactcgtttccccatccgggtgttgtggacatgtctcgcagcccgtggtgggaccgagggccttgccttaaccggctgggccaagaggagacaacctcaataaaaaacattagtttgtagatcccgtgataccacccgacctcacggtgtatatagggttaccaaggtacagggggcactgccttggtggactttttatttcccccatactcgtgggattatacatgaataaacaaaacaaaacatttaaaaacaacggACTCGGCGATCATATGGACAACgataacatggcggtggaggcgggcgccccaatagcgcgcgccgaaaccaaagacactctcgtgtccaaaaaactggtggtccgactggaacgactctcagagtccgactcgtcggccaccagcatggtgatggtctcttcaagagaccccgcctgtcgtcggcggaagggcgagaagcggccccgtcctgggccggagagctactccggctccgagagcgacgcgggtagaagcgaaggcggcttctcggggtcaggcatcagcaaatggctgaagccctcccccaaaagggggcgtggtcgaccgcccacgacgggcgaatacgtcggcctcgggcgctcccgcgaggagctaaaagccgctaaggcaaaggagcggcggtacgaggcggagggcgcactggccgcgtacagtgcggcggccaaggtggccactgaagaaagggcggcccgagcagagaaacgccaacccggcgtgaccgtggacgtgccgcagacgtctgccgcgctggacgcggcggtgaaggaggcgctcgacgtcgttctgcaggttgccgacaggtcgggcaacctgaagggcacgttcgttcgggccctgaagtccgccgccgtcaccattaaaggtgcggtggcggatctaagggccctcactgtgacggaggaggtggcgcggctggaggcggctaacacgcgactctccggccaactggctgagctgcgccgggaagtcgccgaaatgcgccagcggccggtggcggcgacggaggcgaacctccaaaacgtcatggaggaggcgctgcgcgcgaaccgcgagcagttcagcacgatgctgaacgctcgcctcgagggcctcgagggccgcctccttccggagcctcggctgcggcctccactcgccgctgaccgccgtagggtagcgcaggcagcggccgtagccgcggcgggaaaggaggctccagccgcctcccacgcaactgagggcgtcgaggccagcgccgccaagcctgctgctgtcaggccgaagcggcctaagagaagtatggctgcccaagaggcggcagccaggagggtggctcctcagtcgtcagcggagccggccgccactccggccacgtggagcgccgtggtcgctaggaacaggccaaagaaggcagagaagacgggcgccaagccagcggcggcgaagccgacttcttccggggccaccaagaaggtcccggttaggaggaaactccgcccccctcgcaccgcagcgataacgctgacgctgaagcccggtgctgaggaaaaggggtggagctacgagaaggctctggccctggccaaaagccggatcagcctccgggaggtcggcttgacggcggtacggttccggaccgcggcgacgggagcgcggatgctcgaggtgccgccgggcaccaacgaggccgagaaggcggcggatgccctggcggaaaagctccgcgaggccctcagcccggagatcgtccagatccatcgacccacaaagtgtgtcgaactaagggtactagacctggacgactccgtgacggtggcggaagccgtggcggcggtcgctgaacaaggcggctgccctaccggggccattaaagcgggcatcatcgctcgcggctcgagcggctcgggctctctgtggctgagctgccccgtttcggccgcgaagaaggtcgtggaggtaggtcgcataagggtcgggtgggtgtcggcgcgagtcatgctgctcgaccccagaccgctgcactgtttccggtgcctcgagcgggggcacatgggggcaaagtgtgaccgggacgtcgaccgaagccgtctgtgcttccgctgcggtcagcccggtcacaaggctcgggagtgctccgccgccgtagccagctgcgtggtctgcactgcggccggtaagccagctgcccatgccgcctgcagcaagtcgtgccagggcggaaagggcgccgcgcagagggaaaagacaaggaaggtggcgacgaaaggcccggtagccgcgtctccacgcacagaggcggagccgatggagaccacgcagtgatggccctgcgctgcctccaggcgaatatcaaccactctgccagggctcaggacctcctagtccaaagcatggcagagtggcagatcaacgtggcggtggtatcggagccctatttcgttccctcgcgggacgactgggtctccgaccacgaacgggtcgtggccatcgtcgcccctgcggtcgctggcgctccggccatcgagggtgtggccaggggcagggggtgcgtgctggccgtcgtcggcggtgtgacggtcgtcgccgtctacgcctcgcccagtcggagtctcgccgagtttgagcagatgctggcagaggtcgggactctgatcgggcaagcggcgcccgcaccggtgttggtcgcgggggacttcaacgccaaatcaacggcttggggttctcctgtggccgatgcccggggagaggtgctcgaggagtgggcggtctcgttggggctggcggtcctcaacagtgggtcggagagcacgtgcgtgcggcggcagggcgaatcgatcgtggacattacgttcgcgtccaacgccctggcccgccgtgctcaaaactggagggtcgagactggcgtggagacactgtcggatcaccgatatattcggttcgatgtctctgcgtcggctcgttgggatgttcggcccactgttgtcggaggaacggaaggtcgtccgcgttggtgcctgggccgcctcgacggacagttggcgaaggaggcggccatcgtcgaagcttggggggccggttccgacccggtcctccggatcgaccaggaggccgaccggatcgacggcgccctgtcccgagtgtgcgacgcggcgatgccgagggctaagccgcacccgcaacgtcggcgggtgtactggtggcgtccggagctccgtcggctgcgcaaggcgtgcgtggcggcacggcgccgttacgttcggtgtaggagacgaagggttcgtgatgacgacgcggagggggttttctacaccggatataggaccgcctgccaggccctacagaaggccatagcacaggccaaagaggcggcgtgggaggaatggctggagacgctcaacggcgatccgtgggggcgtccgtatcgggtcgtgagacaaaagctccgaccctgggctcctccgctgaccagcagtctccagccgcagctcttggcgagggttgtggacacgctcttccccgagcggggagagttcgtgccaccggccatggtgccgcccgcgagcaggccccaagaggaggacgacgggtcaccggtgactccgatcaccgaggcggaattgcaggcggctgtcatcagactagggtcgaaaaagacagcccctgggcccgacggaatccccggtcgagccctgaagatcgcgtcggaggaactcggcgagagcatgcggcgcctcttcaccgcatgcctgtctcagggtaggttcccgcgacggtgtaaaacgggcacgctcgttctgatccgcaaggacgggcgtccgtccgatcagccgtcagcctaccgcccgatcgtgttgctcgacgaggtgagcaagctcttcgagcgggtgctcgctgcccgtctcgtcggcagtatggagccgggactcgacgagcggcaatacgggttccgtcccggccgctcgacgctcgacgcgatcgccagggtgaggggcctggccgaggaggaggtgtctcggggcggagtggtgttggcagtgtcgctggatatttccaatgccttcaacaccctgccctgggaaacggtgatggaggccctgcggttccacggtgtgccgggctacctgcggcgtaccgtggccgattacttctcgggcagggcggtggccttcccgactgcggacggatgggccgtcaggtcgttgtcgtgcggtgttccgcaggggtcggtactaggaccgctcctgtggtgcatcggctacgactgggtgctgcgcggggccacgttgcggggggtcagcgtcacgtgctacgctgacgacaccctcgtgtcggcccgcggcagttcataccgggaggcggcctatcgcgccacggctggggtggcgcacgtagtccaccgaatccgcgcgttgggcctcgaggtggccctacacaaatccgaggccctcgtctttcacgggcctcggaacgcgccacctccgggggcggcgataacggtgggcggaacttccatcgccgtcgggtcgacgatgaagtacctgggactcgtgctcgacggcaggtggaagttcgaagagcacttccggcgcttggccccaaagttggtggctgcagccggggcgctagggaggatcctcccgaacgtgggtgggccaggaggtgcctgcaggcgcttgtacaccggcgtcgtgcgctcgatggcgctctacggggcgccgatatgggcggacgctctgagcgcccgtaacgtcgcctcgctgcgacgtccgcagcgagcgatggcgctcagagcggctcgggcgtaccgcacggtgtcgtacaccgcggcgtgcctgctcgccggaagcccgccatgggacctcgaggccgaggctaactcgagggtctattggcggatcaaggcggcagtgagagcggaggagaaccggccccacccacgtgaggttcggacgtggcgagaggaggcccgcgagagggtattcgccgagtggtcggagagactgggtgtcccgggtgccagccgggacctcgttgcggccattcggccggtgctgaggaagtgggtcgagcgcaagcacggcccacccacgtatcacctcacacagcttttgaccggccacggttgtttcggccggtacctgtgtgaggtggtcggtagggagccgacggtggagtgccaccattgtggcggaggagccgtggatacggcggaacacacgcgcgtagagtgcccggcttgggcggagcctcgcgcggtcctatccacggctgtaggtggggacctgtcgcttccggccgtcgtcgagaagatggccggaagcgaagagatctgggcggcagtgtcacggttcagcgcatgtgtcatgtcgcaaaaggaggaggcagagcgggagcgggaggacgacgtggactcgctcccgcaacgaagaaggagacctcttcgacggcgacgtgccttcgcaggccggacgctgccgcagagttaaggtgtggttgtgaggtgcggcggagccagtctgttgatccgccgcggggcttcaagccctgacgcccagcctccagtggcggactcgggggagtccgtcacgtaacaggacggaggcacagagaggagggaggcgcgccccaacatcctggcgcgctctcgagatgggtcgccttatggcgacgaccgctggcggggttgcggttgtaagtcacaacgttcccgtgaccccgccgccttgcggagaggcggaaatccggggaggttttagtgggtaggacggtggccctctgccccgtgagtcccacatacccgtcccggtccccccggaccgggcggcaggcgtaaatgcctttcctccccgaaaaaaaaaaaaaaaaaaaaaaaaaaaaaaaaaaaaaaaaaaaaaaaaaaaaggttaggttggggtgcatgtcagtcacctccacgtggtgcaccctgggcaacggggtcgaccagcaatccgatgttttttttttttttttttttttttttttttttttttttttttttttttccggaatgcttgtcgatcgcggctgagactgacgcggcggaagtgtcgcgggccgctcctgggacttctctgttgcgcagagtggaccagcgagcggcttcgtggcaaataggactccggggtcctttcgggccgccggagagaggaggagttggtctctggagtcctttcgggctgccggagacaggaggagtagtggagtagaggaggagggagaggcgggttcgtccagtttcggtgtcgatgctgggcggacagacttcggtcaccgccttctcgaactcgtttccccatccaggcgccagcctgtggtgggaccgagggccttgccttcaccggccgggtcgagaggagaaaacctcaataaaaaacaacaggtgggtcgctcacccaaagcgacggccgcaggtggggtcgcggtggtgtgctaacgcgttcccgtaaccccgccaccatgcggtgagaaggaaacgaggaggttttagtgggtaggacgatggccttctgccccgtgagtcccacatacccgtcccggtcgtgtccgggcggcaggcgtaaatgcctttcctcctcgaaaaaaaaaaaaaaaaaaaaaaaaaaaaaggttaggttaggttaggttggggtgcatgtcagacacctccacgtggtgcaccctgggcaacggggtcgacaagtaatccgatgttttctcggagtgcctgtcgaccgcggctgagactgacgcgacggtaatgccacgggccgttcctggtacttttctgttcagcagactggactgtgcgagcggctttgtggcaaattgaaggtggaaggaagaagctctctgctttctttctttgt
Protein-coding sequences here:
- the LOC126781464 gene encoding uncharacterized protein LOC126781464; protein product: MRQRPVAATEANLQNVMEEALRANREQFSTMLNARLEGLEGRLLPEPRLRPPLAADRRRVAQAAAVAAAGKEAPAASHATEGVEASAAKPAAVRPKRPKRSMAAQEAAARRVAPQSSAEPAATPATWSAVVARNRPKKAEKTGAKPAAAKPTSSGATKKVPVRRKLRPPRTAAITLTLKPGAEEKGWSYEKALALAKSRISLREVGLTAVRFRTAATGARMLEVPPGTNEAEKAADALAEKLREALSPEIVQIHRPTKCVELRVLDLDDSVTVAEAVAAVAEQGGCPTGAIKAGIIARGSSGSGSLWLSCPVSAAKKVVEVGRIRVGWVSARVMLLDPRPLHCFRCLERGHMGAKCDRDVDRSRLCFRCGQPGHKARECSAAVASCVVCTAAGKPAAHAACSKSCQGGKGAAQREKTRKVATKGPVAASPRTEAEPMETTQ